Proteins found in one Brachyspira murdochii DSM 12563 genomic segment:
- a CDS encoding 5-methylcytosine restriction system specificity protein McrC gives MDNLNNQCECEFCKNNSASFNEHNEINCDSLIEHINNSKYREYIFGKNSFGKTLSYYIGAFWLDNEYTKNIIINPKIDNIDFMKMFSKCLSYSSMIKDFDKIYSINFEEPAIDYKGSILIKGLDALTSIHFLRMLELELHNGLKRNFIRKEENLNSKIKGKIDFSNHIKKNIMTARNDRVYCSYFDYDINCLENRILKKALKICYSNIGSIYNSFSCMTFFSEVSDELHFYELHNIKLNPLYKKYKLLIKLAINIIKLKRYKDSNKENYAPPFYIDMSLLFEKYVYALLDDSLKNKNAKILYQEVYSRHKLKPDFIIKCNGYDYIADTKYKSSCNNGINIEDIRQLSGYGRVESIVKEFTNDIENYIPNCIIIYPSDDSNNKIIDFEKKEQISDLVKFYKLGVSLPVLD, from the coding sequence ATGGATAATTTAAATAATCAATGCGAATGCGAATTTTGTAAAAATAATTCTGCTTCATTTAATGAGCATAATGAGATAAATTGTGATTCACTTATTGAACATATAAATAATTCAAAATACAGAGAATACATATTTGGGAAAAATTCATTTGGAAAAACTCTTTCCTATTATATAGGTGCTTTCTGGCTTGATAATGAATATACAAAAAATATTATAATTAATCCTAAAATAGATAATATTGATTTTATGAAAATGTTTTCAAAATGCTTGTCTTATTCAAGTATGATAAAAGACTTTGATAAAATATACAGCATTAATTTTGAAGAGCCTGCTATAGATTATAAAGGAAGCATATTAATAAAAGGACTTGATGCTTTAACAAGTATACATTTTTTGAGAATGCTTGAATTAGAGCTTCATAACGGACTTAAAAGAAATTTTATAAGAAAAGAAGAAAATCTTAATTCAAAAATAAAAGGTAAAATAGATTTTTCAAATCATATAAAGAAAAATATTATGACTGCTAGAAATGACAGAGTATACTGTTCTTATTTTGATTATGATATAAACTGCTTGGAAAATAGAATACTAAAAAAGGCATTAAAAATATGCTACTCCAATATAGGAAGTATTTATAATTCTTTTTCTTGTATGACCTTTTTTTCTGAAGTATCTGATGAACTTCATTTTTATGAACTTCATAATATAAAATTAAATCCGCTATACAAAAAATATAAGCTGCTTATAAAATTAGCTATTAATATAATCAAATTAAAAAGGTATAAAGATTCAAATAAAGAAAATTATGCTCCTCCTTTCTATATTGATATGTCATTATTATTTGAGAAATATGTTTATGCTTTACTTGATGATTCACTAAAAAATAAAAATGCAAAAATATTATATCAAGAAGTATATAGCCGTCATAAATTAAAACCTGATTTTATTATTAAGTGCAATGGATATGATTATATAGCAGATACTAAATATAAAAGCAGCTGTAATAATGGTATAAACATAGAAGATATTAGGCAGCTTTCAGGATATGGAAGAGTTGAAAGTATAGTAAAAGAGTTTACAAATGATATTGAAAATTATATTCCAAATTGTATTATAATATATCCTTCAGATGATTCAAACAATAAAATCATAGATTTTGAAAAAAAAGAACAAATTAGCGATTTAGTGAAGTTTTATAAACTCGGTGTTAGCCTTCCAGTATTAGATTAA
- the lepB gene encoding signal peptidase I codes for MENPIKNITETIIGECRNFKHTLKEILYAIVIVLLINTFLIQNYQIPTGSMIPIIMPGDRLFANRFVYGVKLPFTDGLLGYRLPKIKSPQRGDLVVFRAPPSASFGCESAMPYYEPSPLVQFLKLPVMVFALTPFTWDPRFLLADYIGEKLTGGTHLAPANLFLGLKTVDLDPRKEFVKRVIATAGETVEIRNKKIIINGNEIEDKWGYFFYGNDREFVPRIDIYGPIYVPKKGDVMIFKKIVDKTDYYNDYSSFEVYINDEIVSDDIKLWYWMNIYVPNAKDRPDEYIYNVPEDYFFVMGDNRDQSCDSRMWGLVPYRHIKGQPMIAWIQSKRPDDVEQGFFKYFIIK; via the coding sequence ATGGAGAATCCTATAAAAAATATTACAGAAACAATAATAGGCGAATGCCGTAATTTTAAACATACATTAAAAGAAATATTATATGCAATAGTTATTGTGCTTCTTATAAATACATTTTTAATACAGAATTATCAAATACCAACAGGCTCTATGATACCTATTATAATGCCCGGAGACAGACTCTTTGCAAATAGATTTGTTTATGGGGTTAAATTGCCTTTTACAGATGGGCTTTTAGGATACAGACTTCCTAAAATAAAATCTCCTCAAAGGGGGGATTTGGTGGTATTCAGAGCTCCTCCTTCTGCTTCTTTCGGATGCGAGTCTGCTATGCCTTATTATGAGCCTTCTCCATTGGTTCAATTTTTAAAACTTCCAGTTATGGTGTTTGCTCTTACTCCTTTTACTTGGGACCCTAGATTTTTACTTGCAGACTATATAGGAGAAAAACTTACTGGAGGCACTCATTTAGCACCTGCTAATTTATTTTTGGGACTTAAAACTGTAGATTTGGATCCTAGAAAAGAATTTGTTAAGCGTGTTATAGCTACTGCTGGAGAAACAGTTGAAATTAGAAATAAAAAAATAATTATAAATGGAAATGAAATAGAAGATAAATGGGGTTATTTCTTTTATGGAAATGATAGAGAGTTTGTTCCTCGTATAGATATATATGGACCTATTTATGTTCCTAAAAAAGGTGATGTTATGATATTTAAAAAGATAGTTGATAAAACAGATTATTATAATGATTACAGCTCTTTTGAAGTTTATATAAATGATGAGATAGTAAGCGATGATATAAAATTATGGTATTGGATGAATATATATGTTCCTAATGCCAAAGACAGACCTGATGAATATATATATAATGTTCCAGAGGATTATTTCTTTGTAATGGGAGATAATAGAGATCAAAGCTGCGACAGCAGAATGTGGGGACTTGTTCCGTACAGACATATAAAAGGTCAGCCTATGATTGCTTGGATACAGTCTAAAAGACCTGATGATGTAGAGCAAGGATTTTTTAAATACTTTATAATTAAATAA